Genomic DNA from Salvia miltiorrhiza cultivar Shanhuang (shh) chromosome 1, IMPLAD_Smil_shh, whole genome shotgun sequence:
TTACTATAGCCCGGATCAAGTCCACACGGTGGACGTCATTGATCTTCGTGATTGTTGAGTCATGAAGCGTCGAGCTATCGACGttaaaatagcgcttattgggaggcaacccaaagtttgtgagtttttcttttgttttagtaCGTTAGTTTCTTTTCGCTTTCGTTCGTGTTTGTTGTTTGCTGCGTTTTTGCAGGTacaaacccaaaaaaaaaaaaaaaaaaaaaaaaaaaaaacatgttttTCGAGGAGTTGGACGCCCAGACCGCGCGGCCCaggcatgcggccgcgcgagcaGCCCGCGCGAGGAAGGCAGACTCTCTGGAAGGGTCACGCGGTCCaggggcgcggccgcgcgaggaggccgcgcgagctcgcgcggtccgggggcgcggccgcgcgacacGCCCGCGCGAGGAAGGCAGATTTCCGGAGCAGGTCACGCGGTCTGAGGGCGCGGGCGCGCGAGgaggccgcgcgagctcgcgcggtccagccatgcggccgcgcgattCACCCGCGCGACCCGGACCCGGCTGCGACCCGCGCTAAAACCCGCCCAGAACCGGTTTTTAACCCTTTATCTCCCTCTTTTCACGAATTttacacacacaacacctaattTTCACACACTAACACcccaattcattttttttctcttactTTCTTCCACCCAATCCATCCAAGGTATGTTTTTCTTGCCCAAATTACTTATGTTTTTCAATTCTTGGCATGATTTACTAGCTTTTGACCGATTGTTTTGCTTTATtccatgatttattttcttagttccaAACTAGGGCTTTAATTGGGGATTTCTCGTTTTCTCTTGATTTCTCTTGATTCTATGCTTATATTTGGACGAATTCATGCTTAGGAATGACTTATTTATCATGGGTAAACTTAATTGTTGGTCAATTTGAGCTCTTGGTGTGGATTTGGTTCCTATGCTATGATCTGGGGGATGATGTTCTTTGGCCTTACTCCTATGCTCTATATTGTTCTAGCTTATGTTCTTAATCACATGCTACATATTCTATGCATAAGAAACACATGAGTTTGGCCTTTGAATTGATTTGGTGTGTTGGGTGGTGGCTTGATGTGCcttgattttattcttcttgTGTGTGTAAATTAAGTTTGGGGGATAGTTTCTAATGCAGCATGTTTGAGTTTTGCAGTATTCTCAGCATGCCTCCAAAGGGGAAAGCAACCCGGGCCGCCAAGGGAAAGGGCAAAGCCACTGGCTCGTCCTCAAGAAGCAGCCGTGCGGCGCCGCCGGTTTCAGAGTTCTCACCGGCTCACTTCGGTGTGGAACTCCCTGATGATGTCTCACTGAAGAACTGGGAGAAGCTCATCCACATCCCGGTCAAGCCCACAAAGTACATCTGTCCAACCACTGTGGAGAAGTTGGGCATCCAGGATGATGTTTGGGCTATGGTCGATCGCGCGGGACTTCGACAGGTTTTCACAGGGAACTGGCACACTTATCGGATTCTCACGATTGAGTTCCTTTccactttgaagatcaaatatgaTCGGACCATTCCCACGGAGTGCCAATTCCGCTTGCTCAACAAGGATTACGGGATGACTTGCAACAATTTcaatgacattcttgaaagTCCGCGGAGCGGGATATATGGTGTTGCCGGTTTTCAACCGCAGCAGTTATGGGCTGCCATGGCTGATTTGACTCTTGAGGACACCAAGCATTTCGTCACTGGCCGTGCAAAGGCCAAAGCATTGAGAAACCCGGTCTTCAGATACATACAGCGGGTGATGGCCTACAATTACTTTGCTCGGGAGAATGTGGGCAACCTACGTTCTGACGAATTGCTTCATTTGAACTGTATGCTCACCGGTGACAAGATTGATTTAGCCCCTCAGTTGCTAGATCAATTTCACAGTCAGCTCACCTCCCCGACCGCCTCCATTGGCATTGGAGGATTTGTCACCGCCCTTGCTCTCGACTTGGAACTTGAGATCACGGAGACCGCGGTTTCTGAAGACATATTGGTGGATTTGAAAGTGCTCAAAGCAGCGGGACACGTCGCGGATGGCCGGAACTTGTATTGGGTCTTGAAGCCAAAGCTATACTTTCCATTGCCAAACCCACACTTGACCACCGTGTTGGATGTGGCAGATCATTCAAACTGGCTGCTGAACACCCCGGAGCACCTCAACCTCATACGCCAGCGCCCACCGGCAACACAGGCAAGACGGTCAGTGGCAAGAGATGAAGCTGCAGAGGAGGAAGCAGCTTATGAAGCAGGGGGCGACGTGCCCCAAGAGTCTGAGGCGGGGACTTCATCCTACTTTCCCCACCATCATgcacctccgccgccgcccgTTGGATATGATTTTAATGCCATGGAGCAGCGGCTCTATGGCCACATGGATGCCGGGTTTGCCACGATGCAGCAGCATATGTATGGCCACATGGATGCAGGTTTCCAAAACCTGCAAACCAACATGTACGGCCACGTGGACAATCAATTCGCTGCGTTTCAGAGGCAGCAACAGGGCTACTTTGATGCCCAATTTGAAGCTGAGCGCGCTGCCCGACTACGGCAACATGAGGAGTATATGCGCCAACATGCGGCGTATATGAGGTCGATGAACGATTGGCAGCGAGCCTTCCCAGGACCGCCGCAGGATCCTCAGGACCCGCCAGCCCCTTGAGCCCCGGTGAGTTCGACTCCGTGCCCTACacttccttttcaaacttattcttccttgtggagaataagtttggggggatgtggctGTGTGGGCACTCTATCTTTactgttttgtttttttttttagtttgtcttAGTAGTTTTGAGTCTTGTTTTTGTCTGTTGCTCTGTGTTGATGCCTTGGTGAAGAGATGAGATGTGTATGAATTGGTTGGATAACTGGcctatgatgatttctgttttaAAATGGTAAAACTGCATGTGTTTGTGTCGACATTGTTGAGATTGGGCATGATTGataaatgataagcatggtctttAATGTGTtcgcaatcaatgaaataagctgtgagttttgagccttgactgtcactattttccacagtcttatttctgtttcttgagtgattgttcaagCATGCTTGTTTCTcgctagaacttgtcttggtttctccctcgaggtcacatagtgtgcttaataactgtgagatgatagaaggccatctttgctagcccatATATCCCATACTTGTCCTTTTACtctatatgatcctagtttcgCCCATTTGAGCTTTTATtatccattttatttggtttagccgtgggtgggaACTTGGAATTTGTTGCTATGGGAATGTTGGTTTGTGGAGGTGTGTGATCATGGTTTGTGAACTTCGTCTTTGATTGGAAAAATCCTAGTATCCTACAagtcttaaaaataaaaaaataaaaaaaaaaaaaaaaaaaagaagaaaagaaaagaaaagaaaaagaaaagagtgaaaaaaaaaattgaaaaatgggtacataggacaCATTAGAAGGTCATATTGTCATGGGAGATGATTGTTGTGTTGTGGTGaattatatattgaaaatttggttttatgaaaggtggaggatagaattgagtaagaatgatataaggttggtgatgatGTTACTTTGATTTGCatctttgagtcacttagccaaacatatcctaccttaccaaagagcctacattacaaccttcaataaagacctttttgatcgtggttataggagcacacatttagtgatggagaggtgagacgattgacaagcttatggatgagtgcatgtttagcttgaactgagcgtatacacgtcctttctgattgatacacttgagagttgagagttcgtattttctttatctttttggtgaggattgcgaGTCGTTGaagaccataatttgaagtttgtcatgagtgtcatttcttgatgataggagacacaaatgcatgcagttgtttttgttgataaatctgaagccacaaggttatccacttttctctgcgcTCTTGTCGATTCAACtgtggttcatctttgtttttgtccgaggacggacaatggtttaagtttggggggttgttctacatgcatttttcatctCCTTTAGCGCGTTTATTCATAGTATTTGGGCGTTTTCATTGAAGTTCTTGAGTGTCTTTGGTTTgatttgttaaatttgtgtggaatagactactcgtccgtgctcgtgttgtttttacaggttttggactcgatttgtgaagttttggaTGAAGCGTAGTGGAATACGCGAAGTGACGAGTCCATAGGCATGAACGGGGCAAGAATCGGgcatcggatgagcaagaacgggcGTCGGGACGTCCGTGTGTCGGAAGACACGCGCCCGTGCGCGAGGACGGCGCCGGGAagtcgcgcggtccgggcatgcggccgcgtgccacggccgcgcgaagATGCAGAAGTCGCTGGAAGACCGCGCGGTCCAGACACGCGGCCGCGCGAGGCgcccgcgcgagctcgcgcgggtcagccatgcggccgcgcgacatACCCGCGCGAGGAAGGCAGGAAGTCTGGGGAGCTCACGCGGTCTGGGGgtgcggccgcgcgaggaggccgcgcgagctcgcgcggtccagccatgcggccgcgcgaccatGCCCGCGCGAGGCGCCGAGTCAGCCCAAGTTTTCCGATTTTTTACCAAAAGCGCGTTTTTGGAGTATTTTAGAGCTCAGACGACCTAGGGCACATAAATACCATCTTTTAGCTTATCCCAgacatcttttatcatattctgacttttcctgagagctgtgagacacggagcaagagcaagattgaagaatctcgacttctctacggtttttcatagttttatgtttattagttttattgagattgtgatttttagtcatatgtctatgtgtggctaaatcccttttcccagggtttagggagtaaacatgattcgaatttctgactgttgatttaattaattgagatttatattcttttctatgttcttgttttaattgcttgctttattgcttgatcaccaatttagcattaccataggttttaatttgagatcgggagatgataattataacctgaactaagaacatagaacacatttattttaattctaaagggaattaataattgtgaaggcgttaatcctaggaacttttaggagttacatgttagaagtgtgatccggggacggtagccttgcatgtaatcaacgatttgtatgccacgggagtgggtatgaattaactttgagattgccttaggaattatctcattaattgaatcatacgtgttagttaggagaatctgttgaaacctctGCCTTGGGAAactttctttcttctgttactacGTGATTCttacagcttgatttcttttcagtattcctttatttcaatttaaatttgttttcaagtatcaaacctttacaattcggttttccagatagagtaaagtgaTTACGATTAGGCATTGATAAcaattagtccctgtggattcgaccttgtcactgctatactcaattgcacccgtacacttgcggcgtgtaaataaaatagcgaacagaGCACCTTtcataaactatacctagtgcgATTGACTATACCTAGTGTTTACTtataaactatacctagtgtttacttatttttatgaaaccaacacctaaaactacaaagtgaaatcataaactatacctagtgcgATTGACTGAAGAAAACGAAGTGAATGATCGGAAACTTTGCACTAGAGGAAAATAGCTGTTATATTCAAAAGTATCAGATAGCGTGCCGGTAATACATGAGctgaggtctatttatagattacaattgagggtaaaaaggtaaaatcatTATCCACGCATGCTCCTTGCGTGGTCGGAGGGTATAACAGTAACTTCGTTTTTACACGGGATTTCTTCCCGCGCCTTCTAGCATTTCTCTGGCGggggtgactcctctggcgaaagatgattcctctggcgaagagtgactcctctgacgagggcgacttctctgacgaacacgattcctctggcaagagccattcctctggtggatgAGTTATCTCTGgtggatgaaatccctctggcgaggatgattcttctgaccagtatgactcctctgatgaggatgattcctctgatttgtatcctttctctactctgcacatatcactcctcatcaaccactcccccctctagtctggttgaaccgggtagtCTTCACGTTCAACCAGTAGAGTTTTGTGAAGATCAGCACTATGCTGGTTTTCCctgatccctgcaaatcatgaagatatAAACACTCTAATATTTTACGAAAATACAGGTAAGTCCTGTAAGTTGCTCTCTGGTGTTTTTGTCACtcccccctggtctggctagttcacttctggaatagtgcaactagtcagaggattcgctcgcatggatgacgtcacctgcattaaatgcctgcccgatctacagtgctttttcccgtaccccgaggttactttttagcCTTTGCGTCTTTTCGCCTTTCCGTAGGGATTTTTAGCCGTCGATTTATTTCCGAatgccacgtgtcgttcatcccgcatgttggtagttgcccgcgtatatttttacttagtcgattcgaactcccatttttcactattcttcttctccagtTTTCTCAAATTCTTCTATCTGCAAATTCCGGCGATTCTCTCCCTGTTCCGGCGTATTTCCCGCGATACCTCCGCTCCGGTTTTTACCGTCCATTTTTCTCTGCCCTAGGTAATTTGCGTATCCTTTTTCTTCCCCATTATTTGTGATCAGTGTAAGTAGTTTTGAagtttgttggtgctctgattgagcgtgttagaaaACCCTAGGATTGGTATTTCTGATAATGGCCTCTACTTCCGCTCCTCAGCTCTCGCATTCgccttccccctccccccaagcTTCTTCATCCTCCTCCCCCCAACTCCAGGATCTCGAGAGccttccttccccctctgccTCTTATGATTCCCAAACTGTCCCCAGTTCTTCTCAGCCTAAGAAAAGGGGTAAGAAGACACCCCAACCCCCCAAGTGCATTCCTGAATCACGCCTCAGTGTCGCGGAGATGGATAAAATGCGACGCAAGTGTCGTTGCCCCCTAGGTTTACAATTTATCGCCTTTTCCAAAGACTCGACCCCTCCGGAAAAGCTCTATGACCATAAGACAGTGGCTATCtggaaagcccagatagatgctggtttaagacttcctcctcctcctttcTTGGCCGATGTTTGCAATTACTACCGTATTCCCTTTTACCAGCTTACTCCCTCTGCCATCCGGAGATTGTACGCTTTTCACATTCTATGCCGCTTCCATGGTGTTGGAGATACTGCCAAGTTATTCTTTCAGACCCAGTCGCTTCGTATGCAGAACAGCCCTCTGTACAGTTTTGCTAGTCTTAAGAAGTATCCCACCACCTTTCTTTCCTCTCTAAACTCTCACGACAAAAATTTATTGTTCCAATACTGTTATGTGCGTACTCTTTCGGGTTCTTGGCGCGATTATTTCGTTTCGGAGTTGCAATGGCATAACCCTCGTACCACCTATAAACCAGCCTCTCCCGATGCCCCTTCCACCTTTGATTTGGGGGTTATAGCCCATCTTAATATGATGAACAAAGTTCAGCCTTTAGACTGTAAATACCTGGCTGAGAACAATTCGGCTCTGGCTCATAATGGCTTGTTTCCCCTATATCCAcagaaatcaataggtaaaaaatatgagTTAGAAAAATATGTTAACTTCTGTTACCCTGATGCTAATGGTATAGCATTTTGATTgtgcagacatgtcttggagaaTCAAGTGCGGGGGCAAATTGCCTGATATTACTGCTCCTACTCCCAGTGGGGAGCATGGCTCGGGGGGTGCTGTTTCCAGGACGTCCCTATCAGAACAGCCGACTGGGGTCGAGTTGATCGCTATTCCCTCTGTAGTAGAGATCTCAGAAGGAAATGTGGAGGCCTCACGCCCATCTGATGCAGAGGAGATTGATGCAGGCGTCCTTGTTCGTAGGAGTAACCGTCCCAGTACTGGTGATGCATCTGGCATTTGTGAGGAAGATATCCAGATTGTGGATATCACTGATGAAATTCCTTCACCCGATTCGGCCCCCGGTGTCACCCTTGCAGAgctttcgaagaaaaggaaaaggggCTCTCTGATCTCTatgggtgagaaggagaagcAGGAGGGCCTGAAGAAGGCCGGTAAGTCCCCGGAGCCAGTAAAGAAGTCGGCTTGTGGTCCGAAGGTCCCCCCTTCTGCTGGGGAAAAGGGCAAGGGGCCAGCAAAGAAGTCCGCTGGTGGTTCTAAGGTTCCCACTTCTGCCGGGGGAAAAGGCAAGGGGAAAGCTGTGATGTCCCCTGCTGATGCACCGGAGGAtgttgttcctgggccgatttcgagtttgtCGGGTCAAGGGCTAATTGATGCCTTGCTAGCTCGCGTCCACTCAaaggaccaggagaaagtggagaaATTGCCCCGGGGGGTTTTAGCTACTCAGCTgtgccagttggctcttcaggtaccttgTCTCTTATACCTTTATCATAGAAAGAAAGACGAAGTTACTAACCTTTTTTGTTGTTCTGTCGAAACCCATTTTGTTTTCTTACAGGTGGAGGCTCGGATGTGGGGAGCTGTTAAGTGTATCCACGACTATGACATgtcagagaaagagagagagaaggaacaggcggacatcgccaagcgtgatgatgatgtcgcTGGGGTGGTGGAACGTCTGAGTAAAGCTGAGGCAGAGATTGCTGAGTTGAAGGCCCAGCTGGCCCAATCGGAAGTGGAGAAGTCCTCCCTGGTTTCTGAATTGACCAGGACGACCAAGGAAGGCCGTGAGAGCCTTGCCAGGTTCAAGGCGGGATATGAAAAAGCTTACAAGGAGACCAGGCGTGGTTGGAAGAAGACACTTATAGAGGCTCAAAATCGTGCCTATGTCTTGGGGGCacgagatcaacgcctggaaTATTTCTTATCTCCGCAGGGTCAACACTTCCTAGGAGTGATGCTAGAGGGCACTCTGGAGGCTTTTAAAAAGACTCCT
This window encodes:
- the LOC131023173 gene encoding uncharacterized protein LOC131023173, encoding MPPKGKATRAAKGKGKATGSSSRSSRAAPPVSEFSPAHFGVELPDDVSLKNWEKLIHIPVKPTKYICPTTVEKLGIQDDVWAMVDRAGLRQVFTGNWHTYRILTIEFLSTLKIKYDRTIPTECQFRLLNKDYGMTCNNFNDILESPRSGIYGVAGFQPQQLWAAMADLTLEDTKHFVTGRAKAKALRNPVFRYIQRVMAYNYFARENVGNLRSDELLHLNCMLTGDKIDLAPQLLDQFHSQLTSPTASIGIGGFVTALALDLELEITETAVSEDILVDLKVLKAAGHVADGRNLYWVLKPKLYFPLPNPHLTTVLDVADHSNWLLNTPEHLNLIRQRPPATQARRSVARDEAAEEEAAYEAGGDVPQESEAGTSSYFPHHHAPPPPPVGYDFNAMEQRLYGHMDAGFATMQQHMYGHMDAGFQNLQTNMYGHVDNQFAAFQRQQQGYFDAQFEAERAARLRQHEEYMRQHAAYMRSMNDWQRAFPGPPQDPQDPPAP